In one Parus major isolate Abel chromosome 13, Parus_major1.1, whole genome shotgun sequence genomic region, the following are encoded:
- the LECT2 gene encoding leukocyte cell-derived chemotaxin-2, which translates to MPALSLVTLVSLVSTVFTKQLDAHPPQQQHQHWAQICSGNPTNRIRGCDKYGCGNFGAHRHGGKGKHVGVDVICSDGATVYAPFSGQLSGPIRFFHNGNAIDDGVQIKGADYCVKLVCIHPIRYHGQIQRGQQLGKMLPMQKVYPGIISHIHVENCDRSDPTHLLTPAVPPSPQRDGRWAAVCAGNPTNEIRGCDKYGCGYYGAPRRNGKGKHRAVDVICADGATVYAPFSGRLSGPVKFFHNGNAIDDGVQIEGSGFCVKLLCIHPIKYNGVISKGQVLGRMLPMQRVFPGITSHIHIENCDHSDPTSNLERGKGQRD; encoded by the exons ATGCCAGCTCTCAGTCTGGTCACTCTGGTCAGCTTGGTGTCCACTG TTTTCACCAAGCAGCTGGATGCACACCCACCCCAACAACAGCACCAGCACTGGGCACAGATCTGCAGCGGGAACCCCACCAACCGGATCCGCGGCTGTGACAAATACGGCTGCGGGAATTTCGGTGCTCACAG GCACGGTGGCAAAGGCAAGCACGTGGGTGTGGATGTCATCTGCTCCGACGGAGCCACGGTGTACGCTCCTTTCAGCGGGCAGCTCTCGGGACCCATCCGCTTCTTCCATAATGGAAATGCCATTGATGATGGAGTCCAAATCAAGGGAGCAG ATTACTGTGTGAAGCTTGTCTGCATTCACCCCATCCGGTACCATGGCCAAATCCAGAGAGGGCAACAGCTTGGGAAAATGCTGCCAATGCAAAAAGTGTATCCTGGCATTATTTCTCATATCCACGTTGAGAACTGTGACCGCTCTGATCCTACTCATCTGCTTACACCTG CTGTTCCACCATCACCACAACGGGATGGGCGCTGGgctgcagtgtgtgcagggAACCCAACCAACGAGATCAGAGGCTGTGATAAGTATGGCTGTGGATACTATGGAGCTCCAAG ACGCAATGGCAAAGGGAAGCACCGGGCAGTGGATGTCATCTGTGCTGACGGGGCCACTGTGTATGCTCCCTTCTCTGGCCGGCTCTCTGGGCCTGTTAAATTCTTCCACAATGGAAATGCCATTGATGATGGAGTCCAAATCGAGGGATCAG GATTCTGTGTAAAACTACTCTGTATCCATCCCATAAAATACAATGGTGTGATTTCCAAGGGACAAGTCCTTGGGAGAATGCTGCCGATGCAAAGAGTATTTCCTGGGATCACATCACATATTCACATTGAGAACTGCGACCACTCAGATCCTACAAGCAATCTTGAAAGGGGGAAAGGGCAAAGAgattga